In Streptomyces sp. P3, one DNA window encodes the following:
- a CDS encoding amidohydrolase, with translation MTSTEPQLPPAAFDTHAHVFTRGLLLAVERRYTPDYDAAVDAYLSLLDAHGLAAGVLVQPSFLGTDNSYLLNALAKAPERLRGVAVIDSQTPGEELDRLAEAGVCGIRLNLISRPVPPLGERPWQRLAHELATHGFHLEVQAQQRQWEELEPWLLRWPGAVVIDHLGLPAASSLSYPGSAALCRLLAAQHVWVKASAPYRSAPEAATAMLRSLLCAGGGERMLWGSDWPWTRHEDGRVYGTTLSWLTAELSVTEAQRILCANPARLFAWTPCIAGVDR, from the coding sequence GTGACTTCCACCGAACCTCAGTTGCCGCCCGCAGCTTTCGACACCCATGCCCACGTCTTCACACGCGGTCTGCTGCTGGCGGTTGAGCGGCGGTACACCCCGGACTACGACGCCGCGGTGGACGCCTACCTGTCACTTCTGGACGCTCATGGCCTTGCGGCAGGTGTTCTGGTGCAGCCAAGCTTTCTCGGAACGGACAACTCCTATCTGCTGAACGCCCTCGCCAAGGCGCCGGAACGCCTCCGCGGCGTGGCCGTCATCGACTCCCAAACGCCAGGGGAAGAACTTGACCGGCTCGCGGAGGCGGGCGTGTGCGGGATCCGCCTCAACTTGATCAGCCGCCCGGTGCCCCCGCTGGGCGAGCGACCCTGGCAGCGCCTGGCCCATGAACTCGCCACCCACGGTTTCCATTTGGAAGTGCAGGCGCAGCAGCGACAGTGGGAGGAGCTGGAGCCATGGCTGCTGCGCTGGCCCGGCGCGGTGGTCATCGATCATCTGGGACTGCCCGCGGCCTCGTCCCTGTCCTACCCCGGCTCGGCCGCGCTCTGTCGCCTGCTGGCCGCGCAGCACGTGTGGGTGAAGGCGTCCGCGCCCTATCGTTCAGCGCCGGAGGCGGCCACTGCGATGTTGCGAAGCCTGCTGTGCGCCGGAGGCGGCGAGCGGATGCTGTGGGGAAGCGACTGGCCCTGGACCCGCCATGAGGATGGCCGGGTCTATGGCACCACCCTGAGCTGGCTCACGGCGGAGCTCAGCGTCACCGAAGCCCAGCGGATCCTGTGCGCCAACCCGGCACGGCTGTTCGCCTGGACTCCTTGCATCGCGGGGGTCGACCGATGA
- a CDS encoding GntR family transcriptional regulator, whose product MQSISPTPEGPGAADLARTDSRLPLHARLREVLAERIRSGEWSPDQPLPAESVLVEYYGVSLGTMRRVFRDLVDEGLLERRQGTGTFIRRASLDASLFRFFRFGTAGSGFPQSRILSAARQVSTPAIASALRITAGSEVLHFHRLRLYDEQPVLVEDIWLPLPLFEPLERIGTDDLGDLLYPTYERCCGQIVAAATEELTIETATAADALLLGCGRGEPVAIVERVARSHDAKPLEYRRSRGLARTFRYRIDIR is encoded by the coding sequence ATGCAGTCCATCTCGCCCACGCCAGAGGGTCCTGGAGCGGCCGACCTCGCTCGGACCGACTCGCGCCTGCCGCTGCACGCCCGGCTCCGGGAGGTGCTTGCCGAGCGCATCCGCTCCGGGGAGTGGTCTCCCGATCAGCCGCTGCCCGCTGAGTCCGTCCTGGTCGAGTACTACGGGGTGTCCCTGGGGACGATGAGGCGCGTGTTCCGCGATCTCGTGGACGAGGGTCTACTTGAGCGGCGCCAGGGGACCGGGACGTTCATCCGGAGGGCGTCCCTGGACGCTTCCCTCTTCCGCTTCTTCCGGTTCGGGACCGCGGGGAGCGGCTTTCCCCAGAGCCGCATCCTCTCCGCCGCCCGGCAGGTGAGCACGCCGGCCATCGCCTCCGCCCTTCGCATCACTGCCGGCAGCGAGGTCCTGCACTTTCACCGGCTGAGGCTCTACGACGAGCAGCCCGTCCTCGTCGAGGACATCTGGCTTCCGCTGCCCCTGTTCGAGCCGCTGGAGCGCATCGGCACCGACGACCTCGGTGACCTGCTGTATCCGACGTACGAACGCTGCTGCGGACAGATCGTCGCGGCCGCCACGGAGGAGCTCACCATCGAGACCGCCACCGCGGCCGATGCGCTGCTTCTCGGCTGCGGACGGGGGGAGCCCGTCGCGATCGTCGAACGAGTGGCTCGCTCTCACGACGCCAAGCCGCTGGAGTACCGCCGTTCACGCGGGCTGGCCCGCACCTTCCGCTACCGCATCGACATCCGCTGA
- a CDS encoding MFS transporter has product MFAWYRDTDKPQKRAFWAAFGGWTLEAADAQMFGLVLPTLLATWHLSTGAAGTLASVTLIFTAFGGWLAGWASDRFGRVRVLQWTIIVYSTATVLIGFTTDYSQLMVLRSIQGFGFGGEWAAGAVLVSEYMGTRNRGRALGTVQSGWALGWGLALATYTVLFSLIPEEWAWRSMFWLGALPAALVLVIRRKVTDPPLYQQRAAKAENRVSLLRIFKPDLLRVTLLGALLGLGSHGGYYALTTFLPTYLRTTHGLSVLKTSGYLAVFIAAAFFGYLASGTLADRIGRRRNIMFFAVMCLISVVTYLFLPISDTQMFFLGIPLGFFSAGIPAGLGSLFAELYPTAIRGTGQGFCYNFGRIVAAAFPALVGFLSDRLGMGVSIGLFAGSAYGIAVLAVALLPETSHKELDTPALPADETPAPPVASAR; this is encoded by the coding sequence ATGTTTGCTTGGTACCGGGACACCGACAAACCACAAAAACGAGCGTTCTGGGCCGCCTTCGGAGGCTGGACGCTCGAAGCCGCCGACGCCCAGATGTTCGGGCTCGTCCTGCCGACCCTGCTGGCCACCTGGCATCTGAGCACCGGAGCCGCCGGCACTCTCGCCTCCGTCACCCTCATCTTCACCGCGTTCGGCGGCTGGCTCGCGGGCTGGGCCTCCGACCGCTTCGGACGCGTCCGGGTGCTGCAGTGGACGATCATCGTCTACTCCACCGCCACCGTCCTCATCGGCTTCACCACCGACTACTCCCAGCTGATGGTGCTGCGCAGCATTCAGGGCTTCGGCTTCGGCGGCGAGTGGGCGGCGGGAGCTGTCCTGGTCAGCGAGTACATGGGAACCCGCAACCGCGGCCGGGCGCTGGGCACCGTACAGAGCGGGTGGGCGCTCGGCTGGGGCCTCGCCCTGGCGACGTACACCGTCCTGTTCAGCCTGATCCCGGAGGAGTGGGCCTGGCGGTCGATGTTCTGGCTTGGCGCGCTCCCGGCCGCCCTGGTCCTCGTCATCCGCCGCAAGGTCACCGACCCGCCGCTCTACCAGCAGCGCGCCGCGAAGGCCGAGAACCGCGTGTCCCTGCTGCGGATCTTCAAGCCGGACCTGCTTCGGGTCACCCTGCTCGGCGCCCTGCTGGGCCTGGGCAGCCACGGCGGCTACTACGCACTGACCACCTTCCTGCCCACATACCTGCGGACCACCCACGGCCTGTCGGTCCTCAAGACCAGCGGATATCTGGCCGTCTTCATCGCCGCCGCCTTCTTCGGATACCTCGCCTCGGGAACCCTGGCCGACCGCATCGGCCGCCGCAGGAACATCATGTTCTTCGCGGTGATGTGCCTGATCTCGGTCGTGACTTACCTGTTCCTGCCGATCAGCGACACCCAGATGTTCTTCCTCGGCATTCCGCTCGGCTTCTTCTCCGCTGGCATCCCCGCCGGACTCGGATCGCTCTTCGCTGAGCTGTACCCGACCGCGATCCGCGGCACCGGGCAGGGCTTCTGCTACAACTTCGGCCGCATCGTCGCGGCGGCGTTCCCTGCACTCGTCGGTTTCCTCAGCGACAGGCTCGGAATGGGGGTCAGCATCGGCCTGTTCGCGGGCAGCGCCTACGGCATAGCCGTCCTTGCCGTCGCCCTTCTCCCCGAAACCTCGCACAAGGAACTCGACACCCCCGCACTCCCCGCGGACGAAACGCCCGCGCCGCCGGTCGCATCAGCACGCTGA
- a CDS encoding helix-turn-helix domain-containing protein produces the protein MTLSRSILSPTELLTAEEVDFRWRLAVRDRLAGMDLQPKGPLEGFGSVRELDLGDLLITDWVCPQVEGIRGSNFVRHDDDALVLFTAHTGRQIIETSDETVILQPGTLLLMSTRATGRFVIPEHLSKRTVRVPMTALSSFDTGGGLPGCLLLETAQSPLASLLQDFLMSTDRHVGRMSAAEIEGTRNALLVLIASAIRGNRPDSGDSGFLQLLRRQLEAWIVDHLTGGAIRVADLAAAHNVAPRTVHRAFASTEDTVQSVVRAHRLAAARGDLVNTNLSVAAIAYRWGFCDASHLGREFRRKFSLSPSDYREAHGFA, from the coding sequence ATGACACTCTCCCGATCGATCCTAAGCCCCACTGAGCTCCTGACAGCCGAAGAGGTCGACTTTCGCTGGAGGCTCGCCGTCCGTGACCGCCTTGCCGGCATGGACCTGCAGCCAAAAGGGCCACTGGAGGGCTTCGGATCGGTTCGGGAGCTGGACCTTGGAGACCTCCTCATCACCGACTGGGTGTGCCCGCAGGTCGAAGGGATCCGAGGCAGCAATTTCGTGCGCCACGACGATGACGCGCTGGTGCTCTTCACCGCTCACACCGGCCGGCAGATCATCGAGACTTCTGACGAGACAGTCATCCTCCAGCCAGGGACGCTTCTCCTCATGAGCACCCGCGCCACCGGACGGTTCGTGATCCCGGAGCACCTGAGCAAACGAACGGTCAGGGTGCCCATGACCGCCCTGTCCTCGTTCGACACGGGGGGCGGTCTGCCCGGTTGCCTGCTCCTGGAGACCGCTCAGAGCCCGCTGGCCAGCCTCCTCCAAGACTTTCTCATGAGCACGGACCGTCACGTCGGGCGGATGTCCGCGGCGGAGATCGAGGGCACACGCAACGCCCTCCTCGTCCTCATCGCCAGCGCGATCCGTGGCAATCGGCCCGACAGCGGTGACAGCGGGTTCCTGCAACTGCTCCGACGGCAGCTGGAGGCATGGATCGTCGACCACCTCACCGGTGGAGCGATCAGAGTCGCCGACCTCGCTGCCGCGCACAACGTAGCTCCGAGGACCGTCCACCGGGCTTTCGCATCGACCGAAGACACCGTCCAATCGGTCGTCCGCGCCCATCGCCTGGCAGCGGCCAGAGGTGACCTGGTGAACACGAACCTCTCTGTTGCCGCGATTGCCTACCGGTGGGGCTTCTGCGACGCGAGCCACCTCGGACGGGAGTTCCGTCGCAAGTTCTCGTTGTCGCCCAGCGACTACCGCGAAGCCCACGGATTCGCCTGA
- a CDS encoding nuclear transport factor 2 family protein produces the protein MHPFCKAVESGDMDAVTALLADDVVFTSPAAFRPYPGKAITDHILRSVTGVFKDFTYTREITNPDGRDHAFVFTATVSGKNVQGCDFIHFDENGKIDDITVMVRPLSALQALAEAMGPHFEQTTLETAKK, from the coding sequence ATGCATCCCTTCTGCAAGGCTGTCGAGAGCGGTGACATGGATGCCGTGACCGCTCTGCTGGCCGACGACGTCGTCTTCACCAGCCCGGCCGCATTCAGGCCGTACCCGGGCAAGGCGATCACCGATCACATCCTGCGCAGCGTGACTGGCGTCTTCAAGGACTTCACCTACACTCGCGAGATCACCAATCCTGACGGCCGTGACCACGCCTTCGTCTTCACCGCCACCGTCTCGGGCAAGAACGTCCAGGGCTGCGACTTCATTCACTTCGACGAGAACGGCAAGATTGACGACATCACGGTGATGGTGCGCCCGCTTTCCGCCCTTCAGGCCCTGGCCGAGGCGATGGGTCCCCACTTCGAGCAGACCACCCTGGAGACTGCGAAGAAGTGA
- a CDS encoding long-chain fatty acid--CoA ligase: protein MRNSSRNVSSLLTDSAVLYPERTAIVFGEERISYSALDSSANQVANLLVERGVRPGDKVALSCPNMPHFTTIYFGILKAGAVVVPLNVLLTAREIAYHLKDSDVKAYFAFEGSPELPMGEAAWAGFQATDGCTEFILIGTGRTLADCVTSQLYGPAVAEQPAHFETVECDDDDTAVILYTSGTTGQAKGAELRHRNVYENARAGRDLFAADPLRPDTYLCVLPLFHSFGQVVFQNSALAFGGTLVLQPRFEPRGALQLMLAHNVTFFGGVPTMYWGLLSALDETIDVARVAANLRVAVAGGSALPAEIHKQFQDRFGITILEGYGLSETSPVASFARYGEEPRVGSIGVPITGVEMKLINDDWSDLSGSSDQIGEIAIRGHNVMKGYYKRPDATAEAIRDGWFRSGDLARKDEDGFYYIVDRSKDLVIRGGFNVYPRELEEVLMQHPAVSLVAVIGTPHNSLGEEVKALVVKQAGDSTTEDELVAWGKQQFAAYKYPRIVEFVDSLPMTATGKILKRELS from the coding sequence ATGCGCAATTCGAGCCGAAACGTCTCGTCGTTGTTGACGGACTCCGCCGTTCTCTATCCGGAGCGTACGGCGATCGTGTTCGGTGAGGAGCGGATCTCCTATTCCGCTCTCGACTCATCGGCCAACCAAGTTGCGAACCTGCTCGTCGAGCGTGGTGTGCGGCCAGGGGACAAGGTGGCCCTCTCCTGCCCGAACATGCCGCACTTCACCACGATCTACTTCGGCATACTCAAGGCTGGCGCAGTCGTCGTGCCGCTGAACGTGCTGTTGACCGCGCGCGAGATCGCCTATCACCTCAAGGACTCGGATGTGAAGGCGTACTTCGCGTTCGAAGGCTCACCAGAGCTTCCCATGGGTGAGGCAGCCTGGGCGGGCTTCCAAGCAACTGACGGATGCACCGAGTTCATCCTCATTGGCACCGGCCGAACCTTGGCCGACTGCGTGACATCACAGCTCTATGGCCCGGCGGTCGCCGAACAGCCAGCACACTTTGAGACGGTTGAATGCGATGATGACGACACCGCCGTCATCCTCTACACCTCTGGCACGACGGGTCAGGCGAAAGGCGCCGAGCTCCGGCACCGCAACGTGTACGAAAACGCACGCGCGGGCCGCGACCTGTTCGCAGCGGATCCCCTGCGTCCAGACACTTACCTCTGCGTGCTACCTCTGTTCCATTCCTTCGGGCAGGTGGTGTTTCAGAACAGTGCACTCGCGTTCGGCGGTACGCTCGTCCTCCAGCCTAGATTCGAGCCGCGGGGTGCGTTGCAGCTCATGCTCGCCCACAACGTGACCTTCTTCGGCGGCGTTCCGACGATGTACTGGGGTCTTCTGTCGGCACTGGACGAGACGATCGACGTGGCCCGGGTGGCGGCGAATCTGCGAGTCGCCGTGGCTGGCGGCTCGGCCCTGCCGGCCGAGATCCACAAACAGTTTCAGGACCGATTCGGGATCACGATCCTCGAAGGCTATGGGCTCTCGGAGACCTCGCCAGTGGCGTCCTTCGCACGGTACGGAGAGGAACCTCGCGTCGGGTCGATCGGTGTGCCGATCACAGGCGTGGAAATGAAGCTGATAAACGACGACTGGTCCGACCTCAGCGGTTCATCCGATCAGATCGGAGAGATCGCGATCAGGGGCCACAATGTCATGAAGGGCTACTACAAACGTCCAGACGCCACGGCCGAAGCCATCCGTGACGGCTGGTTCCGTTCCGGCGACCTAGCCCGCAAGGACGAGGACGGGTTCTACTACATCGTCGACCGATCCAAGGACTTGGTCATTCGCGGTGGCTTCAACGTCTATCCGCGTGAGCTCGAAGAGGTGCTCATGCAACACCCGGCGGTCTCGCTGGTTGCGGTCATCGGCACGCCCCATAATTCGTTGGGCGAAGAGGTCAAGGCACTCGTGGTCAAGCAAGCTGGTGACAGCACTACTGAGGACGAGCTGGTGGCCTGGGGCAAGCAGCAGTTCGCTGCATACAAGTACCCCCGGATCGTGGAGTTCGTCGACTCCCTGCCAATGACCGCGACTGGCAAGATCCTCAAACGAGAGCTTTCCTGA
- a CDS encoding TetR/AcrR family transcriptional regulator, with the protein MGRPLRADAERSVRAILDAAERVLAEDPGASMEQIAEAAGVARTTVHRRFTSRQALIEALAASAKRQLMEAIEDAHLDTAPPLVALHRVTANTLRIKSVWRFTLGHPLADTPLTAMIWSEINDGALEFLARAQREGLLAPTADLVWVQRVYYALIDEALHGNRADQDPDPDQVRKNADVLATLIVDTLLRGVGLQG; encoded by the coding sequence ATGGGTCGACCGCTGCGGGCCGATGCCGAGCGGAGTGTGCGCGCGATTCTGGACGCGGCCGAGCGGGTGCTCGCCGAAGACCCCGGCGCGTCCATGGAGCAGATCGCCGAGGCAGCCGGCGTAGCCAGAACGACCGTGCACCGGCGGTTCACCAGCCGCCAGGCCCTCATCGAAGCACTCGCCGCCTCGGCGAAGCGCCAGCTCATGGAGGCCATCGAGGACGCTCACCTGGACACCGCTCCTCCGCTCGTGGCGCTGCACCGCGTCACCGCGAACACACTGCGGATCAAGAGCGTCTGGCGGTTCACACTCGGCCACCCCCTGGCCGACACCCCGCTCACCGCAATGATCTGGTCCGAGATCAACGACGGCGCCCTCGAATTCCTTGCCCGGGCGCAGCGCGAGGGGCTCCTCGCCCCGACCGCGGATCTTGTATGGGTACAGCGGGTCTACTACGCCCTCATCGACGAGGCCCTGCATGGGAACCGCGCGGACCAAGACCCGGACCCGGATCAGGTCCGAAAGAACGCGGACGTACTTGCCACGCTCATCGTCGACACGCTGCTGCGCGGCGTAGGACTGCAGGGCTGA
- a CDS encoding SpoIIE family protein phosphatase — MHRTSGPPDRRARQRDGAHVDESVTIAVTDGNACVAYWSREAQELLGYTPAEIIGRPLDDLFSADGATFRHRDGSLLDTRAHLSPLLSTTQQQHFLVTTVPSPGTGKLQDLMWWMLEQQSPSLSIYDREARLLWANEATRRAVGFVQSEVRGRRPTEFLRGAGFEEAERRILRVGETGEPEYTELFDAFPREPRAHAWAVDVFPLKDANGRVHAVGLVASDYSEQHQSRERMALLSEARTRIGASLDVTGTSQELVDLTVTVSRFADFVSVDLVDDVFRGALPGPGPHTGPVSLRRAAQGGTCPLPPDAVLGVGAIHTHPQSSPIGRCQADGRPVLGGAKDPDIVRWLAEDPVHAAYASAFGTHSVLAVPIRAHGVILGAALFLRDSGSLDPFGSDDLTVIEDLVARVAVCLDNARRFTHERGIALALQRSLLPRGPTLHPAVETASRYVPAGGSAGVGGDWFDVIPLPGARVGLVVGDVVGHGISASATMGRLRTAVRTLADIDLSPDELLTHLDDIVTHSGPSGDIDDASAPSESEIPGDIGATCLYAVYDPVSGTCSLARAGHPAPILVGPDGTARVVDLPAGPPLGLGSLPFEAAEFTVPEGSLLALFTDGLIESRRHDLDEGNRRLCQALARTGLSLEALCDTVLDSQHRAVDGDDVALLLIRTRTLRPESLASWDLPSDPAIVAEARKRTCDRLTEWGLEDASFVTELVVSELVTNAIRYGTGPIRLRLIKDRTLTCEVSDGSSTSPHLRRARLSDEGGRGLLLVAQLTERWGTRHTRAGKTIWAEQVIHPA, encoded by the coding sequence ATGCATCGCACCAGCGGGCCGCCCGACCGACGCGCACGTCAGCGGGACGGGGCCCACGTCGACGAGTCCGTCACCATAGCCGTGACGGACGGGAACGCGTGTGTGGCCTACTGGAGCCGCGAGGCCCAGGAGCTTCTGGGGTACACCCCTGCGGAGATTATCGGCCGCCCCTTGGACGACCTCTTCTCCGCCGACGGCGCGACGTTCCGGCATCGCGACGGCAGCCTGCTGGATACGAGGGCCCACCTGAGCCCACTGCTCAGCACGACACAGCAACAGCACTTCCTCGTGACAACCGTGCCGTCACCGGGGACGGGCAAGCTTCAGGACCTCATGTGGTGGATGCTGGAGCAGCAGTCCCCGTCCCTCTCGATCTACGACCGTGAGGCGCGACTGCTGTGGGCGAACGAGGCCACCCGGCGGGCGGTCGGCTTCGTTCAGAGTGAAGTCCGCGGTCGGCGTCCCACCGAGTTCCTCCGAGGTGCGGGGTTCGAGGAGGCGGAGCGGCGGATCCTCCGGGTCGGTGAGACCGGGGAGCCGGAGTACACCGAACTCTTCGACGCGTTCCCGCGTGAACCCAGAGCGCACGCCTGGGCCGTGGACGTCTTCCCTCTCAAGGACGCGAACGGCAGGGTGCACGCGGTGGGCCTGGTGGCAAGCGACTACTCGGAGCAGCACCAGAGCCGCGAGCGCATGGCCCTGCTGAGCGAGGCCCGGACGCGTATCGGCGCGAGCCTGGATGTGACGGGCACCAGCCAGGAACTCGTCGATCTGACGGTGACGGTGTCCCGCTTCGCCGACTTCGTCAGCGTCGACCTGGTGGACGACGTCTTCCGTGGTGCGCTGCCCGGTCCCGGCCCCCACACGGGACCCGTCTCGCTGCGACGGGCGGCGCAGGGTGGCACCTGTCCGCTCCCGCCCGACGCGGTGCTTGGCGTCGGCGCGATCCACACACATCCGCAGTCGTCCCCCATCGGCCGCTGCCAGGCCGACGGCCGTCCGGTCCTTGGTGGCGCCAAGGACCCCGACATCGTTCGGTGGCTTGCCGAGGACCCCGTCCATGCGGCGTATGCCAGCGCCTTCGGGACGCACTCCGTCCTCGCGGTGCCCATCCGGGCTCATGGCGTGATCCTCGGGGCCGCCCTCTTCCTCAGAGACTCGGGCTCCCTGGACCCCTTCGGCTCCGATGACCTGACCGTCATCGAGGACCTGGTGGCCAGGGTCGCCGTCTGCCTGGACAACGCCCGTCGGTTCACCCATGAGCGCGGCATCGCGCTGGCCCTCCAGCGGTCCCTGCTGCCCCGGGGGCCGACTCTCCACCCTGCCGTCGAGACAGCGTCCCGTTATGTTCCTGCGGGCGGCAGCGCCGGGGTGGGCGGCGACTGGTTCGACGTGATCCCACTCCCCGGCGCGCGAGTAGGCCTCGTCGTTGGCGACGTCGTGGGCCACGGCATCAGCGCCTCAGCCACCATGGGCCGCCTGCGCACAGCGGTGCGCACCCTCGCCGACATCGACCTGTCACCTGACGAGCTCCTCACCCACCTCGACGACATCGTGACCCACTCCGGGCCCTCAGGGGACATCGATGACGCTTCCGCCCCCTCGGAGTCGGAGATCCCCGGAGACATCGGCGCCACCTGCCTGTACGCCGTCTACGACCCCGTCTCCGGCACCTGCTCGCTGGCCCGTGCCGGCCATCCGGCCCCGATCCTGGTGGGACCGGACGGAACGGCCCGTGTCGTCGACCTGCCCGCCGGCCCTCCCCTCGGGCTGGGGAGCCTGCCCTTCGAAGCGGCGGAGTTCACGGTGCCCGAAGGAAGCCTCCTGGCTCTGTTCACTGACGGCCTCATCGAAAGTCGCCGTCACGACCTCGACGAAGGCAACCGCAGGCTGTGCCAGGCACTCGCCCGGACGGGACTCTCGCTCGAAGCCCTCTGCGACACGGTCCTGGACAGCCAACACCGCGCGGTTGACGGCGATGACGTCGCCCTGCTGCTGATCCGAACCCGGACCCTCCGCCCGGAGAGCCTGGCTTCCTGGGACCTGCCCAGCGACCCTGCGATCGTGGCCGAGGCACGTAAACGCACCTGCGACCGTCTCACCGAGTGGGGGCTCGAGGATGCCTCCTTCGTCACAGAACTCGTCGTCAGCGAGCTGGTCACGAACGCCATCCGCTACGGCACCGGCCCGATCCGACTGCGACTGATCAAGGACCGGACTCTCACCTGTGAGGTGTCCGACGGCAGCAGTACCAGCCCCCACCTGCGCAGGGCCCGGTTGAGCGACGAGGGCGGCCGCGGCCTGCTCCTGGTCGCCCAGCTCACCGAGCGGTGGGGCACTCGCCATACGCGCGCAGGCAAGACCATATGGGCCGAACAGGTCATCCATCCCGCCTGA
- a CDS encoding DUF3533 domain-containing protein, with translation MDGFHPFRVLRARGLWIVNGAIAGTLALLFAVLYIGANVDPVRHLHKLPVGLVNADQGEIVGGEHVNLGAQAIRSITKSTVGGDKIEWKVMDEKEMREELGQGKLFGALVVSADFTSSTVALTSTAADTNPTRPRLRVLTNQSASSLGSNIARSAATEAAADVSRQVGRELTAQTAAEQTKPTAAARLLLADPAAVTVEEGHPLSPRSGFGLTAFYYALVLVVVGMLSANVISGQVDHALGYADNEMGPLRMDRPVIRATRVQTLTISSTLMVGLSLLMGSLVLAGAVGLMGMEASHLPLLWLYSVCAIAVVGIGALTLLAVFGTPGMLLVTLIFIAMAVPTAGATTPIEALPGFYRFLAEFEPLRQITAGVRSILYYGAQGDAGLTRGWVMMAVGLALAALFGFGVTGWYDRKGLHRIPSGEDKSTQAAVPAA, from the coding sequence ATGGATGGGTTTCATCCCTTCCGCGTGTTGCGGGCCCGCGGCCTGTGGATCGTCAACGGCGCCATCGCGGGCACCTTGGCCCTGCTGTTCGCGGTCCTCTATATCGGCGCCAACGTCGATCCGGTCCGCCACTTGCACAAGCTGCCCGTAGGCCTCGTCAACGCCGACCAAGGGGAGATCGTCGGAGGGGAACACGTCAACCTGGGGGCGCAGGCAATCCGATCGATCACGAAGTCCACCGTCGGTGGAGACAAGATCGAGTGGAAGGTGATGGACGAGAAGGAGATGAGGGAGGAACTCGGCCAGGGCAAGCTGTTCGGCGCGCTCGTCGTGTCCGCTGACTTCACCTCCTCCACCGTCGCGCTGACCAGCACCGCGGCCGACACGAACCCGACTCGCCCGCGGCTCAGGGTGTTGACCAACCAGTCCGCCAGCAGCCTGGGATCCAACATCGCGCGGTCGGCGGCGACGGAGGCGGCCGCTGACGTCTCACGCCAGGTGGGCCGGGAGTTGACCGCGCAGACTGCGGCGGAACAGACGAAGCCGACCGCCGCCGCGCGTCTGCTGTTGGCCGACCCGGCAGCCGTCACTGTGGAGGAAGGGCACCCGCTCAGCCCGCGCAGCGGCTTCGGCCTAACGGCGTTCTACTACGCGCTTGTCCTCGTGGTCGTCGGCATGCTGTCCGCCAACGTCATCAGCGGCCAGGTGGACCACGCCCTCGGCTATGCCGACAACGAGATGGGGCCACTTCGCATGGACCGCCCAGTGATCCGTGCGACCCGGGTGCAGACCCTCACCATCAGCAGCACCCTCATGGTCGGCCTCTCGCTGCTCATGGGCAGCCTGGTGCTGGCGGGCGCCGTCGGCCTCATGGGCATGGAGGCCTCTCACCTGCCGTTGCTGTGGCTGTACTCGGTATGCGCGATCGCGGTCGTCGGAATCGGCGCGCTCACCCTGCTCGCCGTCTTCGGCACGCCAGGCATGCTGCTCGTCACGCTGATCTTCATCGCTATGGCCGTGCCGACGGCCGGTGCCACCACGCCGATCGAGGCGCTGCCCGGCTTCTACCGCTTCCTCGCGGAGTTCGAGCCGCTGCGACAGATCACCGCCGGCGTCCGCTCGATCCTCTACTACGGCGCACAAGGCGACGCGGGCCTGACCCGGGGCTGGGTCATGATGGCCGTCGGTCTCGCACTGGCCGCGTTGTTCGGGTTCGGCGTGACCGGCTGGTACGACCGTAAGGGGCTGCACCGCATCCCCTCCGGCGAAGACAAATCGACACAGGCTGCGGTCCCGGCGGCCTGA